From the genome of Leptospiraceae bacterium, one region includes:
- the fabG gene encoding 3-oxoacyl-ACP reductase FabG, whose product MVTIDLKDKTAIITGSARGIGKAIAEKLAQAGAKVVINDILEEQAKQTAEEIANKYQVETLYFACDISKEEEANKLIELCKEKWGKVDILVNNAGITRDTLLLRMTKEQWDQVINVNLTGTFLCTKAAFKVMMNQRSGVIINISSIAGENGNIGQANYSASKAGVIGLTKTVAMEGAARGVRCNAIAPGFIQTAMTDAIPEKIKQKMIDSIPLRRPGMPEDIANAVLFLVSDLASYITGIVLDVNGGGFRP is encoded by the coding sequence ATGGTGACGATTGATCTTAAAGACAAAACAGCCATCATCACAGGCTCTGCACGAGGGATAGGGAAAGCCATAGCCGAAAAATTAGCTCAAGCAGGAGCAAAAGTCGTAATCAATGACATTTTAGAAGAACAAGCAAAACAAACCGCCGAAGAAATCGCAAACAAATACCAAGTAGAAACTTTATATTTTGCGTGTGACATTTCGAAAGAAGAAGAAGCAAATAAGTTGATTGAGCTCTGCAAAGAAAAATGGGGAAAAGTTGATATTCTTGTGAATAATGCAGGTATCACACGGGATACACTTCTTTTACGTATGACTAAAGAACAATGGGATCAAGTCATCAACGTGAATCTTACGGGAACGTTTCTTTGCACCAAAGCTGCTTTTAAGGTCATGATGAATCAACGAAGCGGTGTGATTATCAATATTTCGTCTATTGCAGGGGAAAATGGAAACATTGGACAAGCGAATTACTCTGCATCGAAAGCAGGTGTGATTGGTTTAACCAAGACTGTTGCGATGGAAGGGGCAGCAAGAGGAGTTCGTTGTAATGCCATAGCACCAGGTTTCATTCAAACTGCTATGACAGATGCTATTCCAGAAAAAATCAAACAAAAAATGATCGATAGCATACCTCTTCGAAGACCGGGAATGCCTGAAGATATTGCAAATGCGGTTTTGTTTTTAGTATCAGATTTGGCATCATACATTACGGGCATTGTGTTGGATGTTAATGGTGGGGGTTTTCGTCCTTAA
- the acpP gene encoding acyl carrier protein, whose translation MTDELFQKVRSIIAQQLGAEESEITEDSHFIEDLGADSLDTVELVMALEEEFGIEISDEDAEKIQTVGDVIKYIKEHQK comes from the coding sequence ATGACTGATGAGTTGTTCCAAAAGGTTCGATCCATCATAGCACAGCAATTGGGTGCAGAGGAATCAGAAATCACAGAAGATTCCCATTTTATTGAAGATTTAGGAGCAGACTCTCTTGATACTGTGGAATTAGTCATGGCTTTGGAAGAAGAGTTTGGTATTGAAATCTCTGATGAAGATGCAGAAAAAATCCAAACCGTAGGTGATGTAATCAAATACATCAAAGAACATCAAAAATAA